The following proteins come from a genomic window of Malus sylvestris chromosome 4, drMalSylv7.2, whole genome shotgun sequence:
- the LOC126619395 gene encoding uncharacterized protein LOC126619395 isoform X2: MSPIVLMLLLCLSMHACNGQLLGFLPTESGYRAYHSVEDVGNVLRRSETSMSSTRPSISVEFQSKEVEVKDAEIVPTLESIPNDDGSRKQGHVNFGPTSGQDIFTFSQIHQKKSIKVKGLERQTKTLLGSATLHDQMEEDKDPKGNEATEDVGVMDYAQPHRKPPIHNEKS; this comes from the exons ATGTCTCCAATTGTTCTTATGCTTCTTCTGTGTCTttccatgcatgcatgcaacgGCCAACTTCTAGGCTTCCTTCCTACTGAAAGTGGCTATAGAGCCTACCATTCTGTTGAG GATGTTGGGAATGTCTTAAGACGTTCTGAGACTTCAATGTCGTCGACGAGGCCTTCCATCTCAGTAGAGTTCCAATCAAAAGAAGTAGAAGTGAAAGACGCTGAAATAGTACCCACCCTTGAGAGTATTCCAAACGATGATGGTTCGAGGAAACAAGGACATGTTAATTTTGGACCAACTTCAG GACaggatatttttacattttctcAGATTCACCAGAAGAAATCGATTAAAGTGAAG GGATTGGAGAGGCAGACAAAGACGTTACTGGGATCTGCTACACTGCATGATCAGATGGAGGAAGATAAAGATCCGAAAGGAAACGAAGCTACGGAGGACGTAGGTGTTATGGATTATGCACAACCTCACAGGAAACCACCCATTCACAACGAAAAGTCGTag
- the LOC126619395 gene encoding uncharacterized protein LOC126619395 isoform X1: MSPIVLMLLLCLSMHACNGQLLGFLPTESGYRAYHSVEDVGNVLRRSETSMSSTRPSISVEFQSKEVEVKDAEIVPTLESIPNDDGSRKQGHVNFGPTSAGQDIFTFSQIHQKKSIKVKGLERQTKTLLGSATLHDQMEEDKDPKGNEATEDVGVMDYAQPHRKPPIHNEKS; this comes from the exons ATGTCTCCAATTGTTCTTATGCTTCTTCTGTGTCTttccatgcatgcatgcaacgGCCAACTTCTAGGCTTCCTTCCTACTGAAAGTGGCTATAGAGCCTACCATTCTGTTGAG GATGTTGGGAATGTCTTAAGACGTTCTGAGACTTCAATGTCGTCGACGAGGCCTTCCATCTCAGTAGAGTTCCAATCAAAAGAAGTAGAAGTGAAAGACGCTGAAATAGTACCCACCCTTGAGAGTATTCCAAACGATGATGGTTCGAGGAAACAAGGACATGTTAATTTTGGACCAACTTCAG CAGGACaggatatttttacattttctcAGATTCACCAGAAGAAATCGATTAAAGTGAAG GGATTGGAGAGGCAGACAAAGACGTTACTGGGATCTGCTACACTGCATGATCAGATGGAGGAAGATAAAGATCCGAAAGGAAACGAAGCTACGGAGGACGTAGGTGTTATGGATTATGCACAACCTCACAGGAAACCACCCATTCACAACGAAAAGTCGTag